From Clostridia bacterium, the proteins below share one genomic window:
- a CDS encoding MotA/TolQ/ExbB proton channel family protein: MDFSTLLGLICGILLIALGITQNGSALSEFIHGPSMLIVFGGVIGAVFINYPIEKVVNVVKLTKNVFIKKDNDTKKIIDRIIVLANIARKEGLLALEEEAFEVNDEFLKKGILLIVDGTDPILVKNILETELDYIEFRHSEGQGMFEAMAGYAPGFGMIGTLIGLIAMLKNLNDPDTIGPSMAVALVTTFYGSILANLFFTPIAGKLRVRSDEELLSKQMIIEGILSIQAGENPRIIEEKLKAFLAESIKKGTTDPKDDLQDGNEGFKDE, encoded by the coding sequence ATGGACTTTTCAACTTTACTTGGACTTATCTGTGGTATATTGCTTATTGCCCTAGGAATAACACAAAATGGCAGTGCTTTATCTGAATTCATACATGGACCATCGATGCTAATAGTGTTCGGTGGTGTTATAGGTGCTGTTTTCATAAACTATCCTATAGAAAAAGTAGTCAATGTGGTTAAGCTTACAAAAAATGTTTTTATAAAAAAAGATAACGATACTAAAAAAATAATTGATAGAATTATTGTGCTTGCAAATATTGCACGTAAAGAAGGCTTGCTTGCATTAGAAGAAGAAGCATTCGAAGTAAATGATGAATTTCTTAAAAAAGGTATTCTTTTAATCGTTGATGGTACAGATCCGATATTAGTAAAAAATATACTGGAAACTGAATTAGACTACATTGAGTTTAGGCATAGTGAAGGCCAGGGAATGTTTGAAGCAATGGCAGGTTATGCTCCTGGTTTTGGAATGATTGGTACTTTAATAGGCCTTATAGCCATGCTCAAGAATTTAAATGATCCCGATACCATCGGCCCTAGCATGGCAGTGGCCTTGGTAACGACATTTTATGGTTCTATTTTAGCAAATCTTTTCTTTACGCCTATAGCTGGGAAGTTAAGAGTCAGAAGTGATGAGGAGCTCTTATCTAAACAGATGATAATTGAAGGAATTTTGTCTATTCAGGCAGGGGAAAATCCCAGGATAATAGAAGAAAAACTGAAGGCTTTTTTGGCAGAGAGCATTAAAAAAGGTACAACTGACCCAAAAGACGATTTACAAGATGGTAATGAGGGTTTTAAAGATGAGTAG
- a CDS encoding flagellar FlbD family protein, whose amino-acid sequence MIKLKRLNGKEFVVNAEMIEFMEETPDTVISLNTGNKVIVAEKIDEVIKKVIEYKKKIYK is encoded by the coding sequence ATTATCAAATTAAAAAGACTGAATGGAAAAGAATTTGTTGTCAATGCAGAGATGATAGAATTCATGGAAGAAACCCCTGATACTGTTATAAGCTTAAATACTGGCAATAAAGTCATAGTTGCTGAAAAAATAGATGAAGTAATCAAAAAAGTAATAGAATATAAGAAAAAAATATATAAATAA